A region from the Coffea eugenioides isolate CCC68of chromosome 9, Ceug_1.0, whole genome shotgun sequence genome encodes:
- the LOC113782061 gene encoding AP2-like ethylene-responsive transcription factor BBM has product MASMNNWLGFSLSPQEIPSQPHQDHSQNTVPRLDTFSSEELSGTDVSGDCFDLSSHASTIPSLNLPAPFGILEAFNRNNQSQDWSFKELNMNSNTSYKTAGSEMSMLMGRACNNNNHNLENQEPKLENFLGVGGQNSLHLPSQTVEASSSNGNGTIGLSMIKNWLRNNPSTSQPENKIINGNDGVVVCSNNAQNLSLSMSTGSQSTSALPLLTAASCSDGEGGGGESSTSDNTNTNKQQNGGIGITSLDSQSGAIEAVPRKSIDTFGQRTSIYRGVTRHRWTGRYEAHLWDNSCRREGQTRKGRQGGYDKEEKAARAYDLAALKYWGTTTTTNFPISNYEKEIEEMKHMTRQEYVASLRRKSSGFSRGASIYRGVTRHHQHGRWQARIGRVAGNKDLYLGTFSTQEEAAEAYDIAAIKFRGLNAVTNFEISRYDVKSILESSTLPIGGAAKRLKDAEQAEMALDAHRTNNDNLSSHLTDGMSSYGAQHAWPTIAFQQAQPLTMHYPYGQQQRLWCKQENDSDVSHSFHDLHQLQLGNTHNFLQPSVLHNLMSLDSSSMEHSSSCNSVIYSNGSNDNAAYQGVGYGSSSSYLLPMSTTVIAEEGSQNQGNGFGENGVKAIGYENMFGSSDPYQTRNFYYHPLPSSNGTLRAGLYDQGSSCNTWVPTGVPTLVARTNNMAVCHGSSTFTVGNDT; this is encoded by the exons ATGGCTTCCATGAACAACTGGCTTGGCTTCTCTTTATCACCTCAAGAAATCCCTTCACAACCTCATCAAGATCACTCCCAAAACACTGTCCCTCGTCTTGATACTTTTAGCTCAGAAGAACTCTCGGGTACAGATGTCTCGGGAGATTGCTTTGATCTTAGTTCTCATGCCTCAACCATCCCTTCTCTTAATCTCCCTGCCCCTTTTGGCATATTAGAAGCTTTCAACCGAAATAACCAATCACAAG ATTGGAGTTTCAAGGAACTGAACATGAACTCTAACACAAGCTACAAAACCGCCGGTTCGGAGATGTCTATGTTGATGGGAAGGGCTTGCAACAACAACAATCACAACCTTGAAAACCAAGAACCAAAACTAGAAAACTTCCTAGGAGTTGGTGGACAAAACTCCTTGCACCTTCCTTCACAAACTGTTGAGGCTTCTTCTTCCAATGGTAATGGTACCATAGGTCTCTCAATGATCAAGAACTGGTTGAGGAATAATCCCAGTACATCCCAGCCTGAGAACAAGATCATCAATGGAAATGATGGGGTTGTGGTGTGCTCTAATAATGCTCAAAACTTGTCACTTTCTATGAGTACGGGGTCACAATCAACATCTGCTTTGCCCCTCTTGACTGCAGCAAGTTGCTCAGATGGTGAAGGAGGTGGTGGGGAGAGTTCCACTTCTGATAATACCAATACTAATAAGCAGCAAAACGGTGGGATTGGGATAACTAGTCTTGACAGCCAAAGCGGTGCAATTGAAGCGGTGCCTCGAAAGTCTATCGATACTTTTGGCCAAAGGACTTCTATCTACCGTGGTGTAACAAG GCATAGATGGACTGGAAGATACGAGGCACATCTTTGGGATAATAGTTGTAGAAGAGAGGGACAAACTCGGAAGGGAAGGCAAG GGGGTTATGACAAGGAAGAAAAGGCAGCTCGAGCTTATGATTTAGCAGCATTGAAGTATTGGGGTACTACTACCACTACAAATTTTCCA ATTAGCAACTACgaaaaagaaatagaagaaatgaaacacATGACGAGGCAGGAATATGTTGCATCTTTACGAAG GAAGAGTAGTGGGTTTTCCCGTGGTGCATCCATCTATCGAGGAGTGACAAG ACACCATCAGCATGGAAGATGGCAAGCAAGAATTGGAAGAGTTGCTGGAAACAAGGATCTCTACTTGGGAACTTTCA GCACACAAGAGGAAGCAGCAGAAGCCTACGACATTGCAGCAATTAAATTTCGTGGACTGAATGCAGTTACTAATTTTGAGATTAGTCGATATGATGTCAAGAGCATACTTGAGAGCAGCACTTTACCAATAGGTGGAGCTGCTAAGCGTTTGAAGGATGCTGAACAAGCTGAAATGGCTTTGGATGCTCATAGAACAAATAATGATAACTTAAGTTCACATTTAACAGATGGAATGAGTAGCTATGGAGCTCAGCATGCCTGGCCTACAATTGCATTCCAGCAAGCCCAGCCATTAACCATGCATTACCCTTATGGTCAACAGCAAAGGTTATGGTGCAAGCAAGAAAATGATTCGGATGTCAGCCACAGCTTTCATGATTTGCATCAACTTCAATTGGGGAACACACACAATTTCCTTCAACCTTCTGTACTTCACAACCTCATGAGCTTGGATTCTTCATCCATGGAACACAGTTCTAGCTGTAACTCTGTCATCTACAGCAATGGCTCGAATGACAATGCTGCCTATCAAGGCGTTGGATATGGAAGCAGTAGTAGCTATCTGCTGCCAATGAGTACTACAGTTATTGCTGAAGAAGGTAGTCAGAATCAGGGAAATGGCTTTGGAGAGAATGGGGTAAAAGCAATTGGCTATGAAAACATGTTTGGCTCAAGTGATCCCTACCAAACAAGGAACTTCTATTATCATCCCCTACCATCATCAAATGGGACATTGAGGGCTGGTCTTTATGATCAGGGCTCATCTTGTAACACTTGGGTGCCCACTGGAGTTCCAACTCTAGTAGCAAGGACTAACAATATGGCTGTTTGTCATGGATCTTCTACTTTTACAGTGGGGAATGACACATAG